A stretch of DNA from Pseudoalteromonas ruthenica:
TTAATTTTCCCTGCTGGCGAAGTGTCGCGGCTACGCCCAACAGGCGTTAAAGACTGCAAGTGGAACAATGGCTACCTGCGTATAGCCAAAAAGGCCAATGCGGCTATCTTACCGATTTTAGTAAAAGCTAAGAATAGTCCGCTGTTTTACGGCACGTCGATGATTTACAAGCCGCTTGCCACCTTGTTATTGGTACAAGAAATGTTTAAGCAACGGCAAAAGTCGCTGGAGTTCGAAATAGGCACTGCCATTCCGCCGAAGTCTTACCTTATTGATAACCTTAATGACAAAGAGATCAGCCGGCTTATTCGTAAGCAGCTGTATAGATTGGGAACTAAAAAGCCTGAACTCTTAAAAACCCAAGCTCCCATTGCCCACGCCGAGTGCCGCCAAGCCTTAGTAGGGGCGCTCGGTGAATGCGAACGCCTGGGAGAAACCCAAGATGGCATGCAAATCTACTTATATAATTACCAAGGCAGTTCACCGCTATTTCGTGAGCTCGGACGCCTTCGCGAAATTGCCTTTCGCGCTGTCGGCGAAGGCAGTGGTCGCCGCCGTGATATCGATAAATATGACATGGACTACCACCACCTCATTCTATGGGATCCTAAACAGCTAGAGCTCGTGGGCGCTTACCGCCTTGCATGTGCCGATGATATTATTGCCAAACACGGACGCCAAGGGTTATACACGGACAGTTTGTTTAACTACCAAGACGATATGGCGCCTTACTTCGGTGCTGGCATCGAACTTGGCAGAAGCTTTGTGCAACCCAAGTACTGGGGCCGCAAAAGCCTCGATTACTTATGGTTTGGTATTGGTGCGTTTATTAGTCGCTACCCGCAATATCGCTATTTATTTGGGGCAGTCAGTTTATCCAATGCACTGCCTCAAAATGCCAAAGAGCTGTTAGTTTATTATTATCAGCATTACTACGCTCAGCAACAGCCGTTAGCAACGGCTAAACATGAGTTTAAATACAGCGAATGTGTAAAAGAGCAGTGCCAACGTTTGTTTAATGGCAGTGATGCAAAAGCTGACTTTGCAGAGTTAAAACACGTGCTTGCCAATATGGGGGCACAAGTTCCCACGCTCTTCAAACAATACACTGAACTCTGCCAGCCTCAGGGCGTCTCATTTTTAAGCTTCAGTGTGGACCCTGACTTCAACAACTGTATTGATGGCCTAGTGCTGGTAGATATGGCAAAGCTAAAAGAAAAAAAGGCGCGCCGTTACCTTAACAACGAAGCCCTCATTAAGCGCACCTGCAATATGAATTAACCAACTCCCAACCAAAAAAAGCCGGCGTATGCCGGCTTTTTCATGACTCACTTGAGTTATTTAGTGAAAAAATGCGCCAATGTGCGCTCGTAAATTTCGGTGATCTTAGCTAAATCACTCACAGCCACACGCTCATTGTCTTGATGTATGGTGTGGTTACGTACACCGCATTCGACCACTTGGGTGTCAGCACTGGCAAAAAAGCGCCCATCAGAGGTGCCGCCACTGGTACTCAGTTGCGGGTAACTCTGAGTGCTTTGGTAAATAGCTTCTTCCAACGCTGCGAGCAGGTCGTACGCTCCCCCACCCGCCGTGTAATAAGGCTCACAGGGACGCTGCCAACTAATTGTCGTATGTTGCTGCCAAGGCGCCAAGGCAGCGGTGATCAAGCGTTTAACGCTTTCACTACGATAACCATGACTATAACGCACATTAAACTCTATAAAGCAGCTGGCTGGCACCAAATTATCTAAACTGTTAGGGACTGTGAGGCCAGTTATTTGTAATGTTGTTTTCGACCCTTCAATATCTTTTTGCCAATCTATTTGTTGCAAAGCCATGCTCATCTGAGCGGCCAAATGTGCGGCATTCACACTGTGCTCGGGGTAAGCCACATGCCCGGCTTTACCAAGAACTTCAATACGTGCTGAAAGCGCACCACGGCGGCCATTTTTGATGGTA
This window harbors:
- a CDS encoding GNAT family N-acyltransferase, whose translation is MISIDKVVEDNLPSLANSPKVKGLVKKGLGYLLHEQEFVAFADTYPHLQELEFIEQVLEELDFSARFSSSQLDNIPSEGRLVIIANHPIGSLDGLALISVLARVRPDIRVVANRLLMSVTPMHSLLLPVDNMSGNSRKQELNAIHQHLKAEGALLIFPAGEVSRLRPTGVKDCKWNNGYLRIAKKANAAILPILVKAKNSPLFYGTSMIYKPLATLLLVQEMFKQRQKSLEFEIGTAIPPKSYLIDNLNDKEISRLIRKQLYRLGTKKPELLKTQAPIAHAECRQALVGALGECERLGETQDGMQIYLYNYQGSSPLFRELGRLREIAFRAVGEGSGRRRDIDKYDMDYHHLILWDPKQLELVGAYRLACADDIIAKHGRQGLYTDSLFNYQDDMAPYFGAGIELGRSFVQPKYWGRKSLDYLWFGIGAFISRYPQYRYLFGAVSLSNALPQNAKELLVYYYQHYYAQQQPLATAKHEFKYSECVKEQCQRLFNGSDAKADFAELKHVLANMGAQVPTLFKQYTELCQPQGVSFLSFSVDPDFNNCIDGLVLVDMAKLKEKKARRYLNNEALIKRTCNMN
- the dapE gene encoding succinyl-diaminopimelate desuccinylase, whose translation is MQLNTSQQQRVNQDNVVSYLQQLIRFRSITPEQGGAINWLQQQLQQRGFNCHVFTCHGVTNLVADCYFGPGAKFAFCGHIDVVPADASRWHVDPFAAEIINGEIIGRGAADMKGGVAAMLEATDRVLMQSPTQGHFYWLITSDEEGEALYGSAEIANYLAAQGKQLDVCLVGEPTADKRVGDTIKNGRRGALSARIEVLGKAGHVAYPEHSVNAAHLAAQMSMALQQIDWQKDIEGSKTTLQITGLTVPNSLDNLVPASCFIEFNVRYSHGYRSESVKRLITAALAPWQQHTTISWQRPCEPYYTAGGGAYDLLAALEEAIYQSTQSYPQLSTSGGTSDGRFFASADTQVVECGVRNHTIHQDNERVAVSDLAKITEIYERTLAHFFTK